From a single Phalacrocorax aristotelis chromosome 1, bGulAri2.1, whole genome shotgun sequence genomic region:
- the PEX26 gene encoding peroxisome assembly protein 26 isoform X2: protein MRSEPLAWPPVSAQAASLLEEAADLLVLHRDFAAAVERCEAGCDSLGTGPGPGPGSGPGPSPESSAEVKCSLCVVGIQALAEMNRWREVLSWVLQYYHVPEHLPPKVLELCILLYSKVREPQVMLEVGSSWLRDQTNKSLPEYGSLLELYLLHVLLPLGRFEEAEELVHGCDVIDSKQQLAFLGTICESRCQWTKQEEMHSAAEEQKDAATETVLGALSQKLLTMLTLLRRALRSMSSHFCLLPYKKMLLATFLLYLVVVRLDPASPTALPFIYKLVQLFRQAWAAVFSPIHRPPIQD, encoded by the exons ATGAGGAGCGAGCCTTTGGCCTGGCCCCCGGTCTCGGCCCAGGCGGCCTCGCTGCTGGAGGAGGCGGCGGACCTGCTGGTGCTGCACCGGGACTTCGCCGCCGCCGTGGAGCGGTGTGAGGCGGGCTGTGACAGCCTGGgcaccggccccggccccggccccgggagtggcccgggccccagccccgaGAG TTCTGCAGAAGTGAAATGCTCCCTTTGTGTGGTGGGGATTCAGGCACTGGCTGAGATGAACCGGTGGAGAGAAGTTCTGTCTTGGGTCCTACAGTATTACCATGTCCCCGAACATCTGCCTCCAAAAGTTCTGGAGCTGTG tatCCTGTTATACAGTAAAGTGAGAGAGCCCCAGGTGATGCTGGAGGTTGGCAGTAGCTGGCTGAGAGACCAAACCAATAAGAGCCTTCCTGAGTATGGTTCATTGCTGGAGCTCTACCTGTTGCATGTGTTGCTTCCACTTGGCCGGTTTGAGGAGGCAGAAGAGCTTGTGCATGGCTGTGATGTTATTGACAGCAAGCAGCAGCTAGCATTTCTTGGGACCATTTGTGAGAGCCGATGTCAGTGGACAAAACAGGAAGAGATGCACTCggctgctgaagagcagaagGACGCAGCAACAGAAACTGTTTTGG GTGCTCTGTCCCAAAAGCTCTTGACTATGTTGACATTGCTGCGTAGAGCACTGAGGTCCATGTCCAGCCACTTCTGTTTACTTCCTTACAAAAAGATGCTCTTGGCTACTTTTCTGTTGTACCTGGTGGTGGTGAGATTAGACCCAG cTTCTCCCACAGCACTGCCATTCATTTACAAACTGGTCCAGCTCTTCCGACAGGCTTGGGCAGCTGTATTTTCTCCAATACATAGGCCTCCAATTCAAGACTAA
- the PEX26 gene encoding peroxisome assembly protein 26 isoform X1: MRSEPLAWPPVSAQAASLLEEAADLLVLHRDFAAAVERCEAGCDSLGTGPGPGPGSGPGPSPESSAEVKCSLCVVGIQALAEMNRWREVLSWVLQYYHVPEHLPPKVLELCILLYSKVREPQVMLEVGSSWLRDQTNKSLPEYGSLLELYLLHVLLPLGRFEEAEELVHGCDVIDSKQQLAFLGTICESRCQWTKQEEMHSAAEEQKDAATETVLGALSQKLLTMLTLLRRALRSMSSHFCLLPYKKMLLATFLLYLVVVRLDPDEVQTVTGKLSCPRLSIYLSQLEVLQASPTALPFIYKLVQLFRQAWAAVFSPIHRPPIQD; the protein is encoded by the exons ATGAGGAGCGAGCCTTTGGCCTGGCCCCCGGTCTCGGCCCAGGCGGCCTCGCTGCTGGAGGAGGCGGCGGACCTGCTGGTGCTGCACCGGGACTTCGCCGCCGCCGTGGAGCGGTGTGAGGCGGGCTGTGACAGCCTGGgcaccggccccggccccggccccgggagtggcccgggccccagccccgaGAG TTCTGCAGAAGTGAAATGCTCCCTTTGTGTGGTGGGGATTCAGGCACTGGCTGAGATGAACCGGTGGAGAGAAGTTCTGTCTTGGGTCCTACAGTATTACCATGTCCCCGAACATCTGCCTCCAAAAGTTCTGGAGCTGTG tatCCTGTTATACAGTAAAGTGAGAGAGCCCCAGGTGATGCTGGAGGTTGGCAGTAGCTGGCTGAGAGACCAAACCAATAAGAGCCTTCCTGAGTATGGTTCATTGCTGGAGCTCTACCTGTTGCATGTGTTGCTTCCACTTGGCCGGTTTGAGGAGGCAGAAGAGCTTGTGCATGGCTGTGATGTTATTGACAGCAAGCAGCAGCTAGCATTTCTTGGGACCATTTGTGAGAGCCGATGTCAGTGGACAAAACAGGAAGAGATGCACTCggctgctgaagagcagaagGACGCAGCAACAGAAACTGTTTTGG GTGCTCTGTCCCAAAAGCTCTTGACTATGTTGACATTGCTGCGTAGAGCACTGAGGTCCATGTCCAGCCACTTCTGTTTACTTCCTTACAAAAAGATGCTCTTGGCTACTTTTCTGTTGTACCTGGTGGTGGTGAGATTAGACCCAG ATGAGGTACAGACTGTGACAGGCAAGCTGAGCTGTCCGAGACTCAGCATCTACCTCAGTCAACTTGAGGTGCTACAAG cTTCTCCCACAGCACTGCCATTCATTTACAAACTGGTCCAGCTCTTCCGACAGGCTTGGGCAGCTGTATTTTCTCCAATACATAGGCCTCCAATTCAAGACTAA